From the genome of Eucalyptus grandis isolate ANBG69807.140 chromosome 2, ASM1654582v1, whole genome shotgun sequence, one region includes:
- the LOC104420568 gene encoding presenilin-like protein At2g29900, whose protein sequence is MAQTSRPTSVLDSLGEEIVRIITPVSICMFLVVILVSVLDSSSSSPTSVSSMATIAYSEADSDSDWDKFVGALWNSLAFVAVVTAVTFVLVLLFYLRCTRFLKLYMGFSAFVVLGFLGGEISLFLIQDFSIPIDCVTFFVVLFNFAVVGVLAVFVSKMAIFVTQGYLVVIGMLVAYWFTMLPEWTTWVLLVAMALYDLAAVLLPMGPLRLLVELAISRDEDIPALVYEARPVTHGDSGHEGGVVQRRVWRERRNSAHDPTEVPNVNSMVNPALHGNSNNDPTSYANTTSVANGNTSPGSLSVNSVHNVTNSVAAQERLSQDSEEKSQLSAPLIDHRINVGSQGHGDTIPSENLVLEGMGLGSSGAIKLGLGDFIFYSVLVGRAAMYDFMTVYACYLAIIAGLGITLMLLAFYQKALPALPVSVLLGVVFYILTRLLLEIFVVQLASNLLMF, encoded by the coding sequence ATGGCCCAAACCTCCAGACCCACCAGCGTCCTCGATTCCCTGGGCGAGGAGATCGTCCGGATCATCACCCCCGTCTCGATTTGCATGTTCTTGGTGGTGATCTTGGTCTCCGTGCTggactcttcttcttcatcgccCACCTCGGTCTCCTCCATGGCCACCATCGCCTACTCCGAGGccgactccgactccgactGGGACAAGTTCGTGGGCGCGCTCTGGAACTCCCTCGCGTTCGTGGCCGTCGTGACGGCCGTGACCTTCGTGCTGGTGCTCTTGTTCTACCTGAGGTGCACCCGGTTCTTGAAGCTCTACATGGGTTTCTCGGCTTTCGTCGTGTTGGGGTTCTTGGGAGGTGAAATTTCTCTGTTCCTGATTCAAGATTTCAGCATCCCGATCGATTGCGTCACGTTTTTCGTGGTCTTGTTCAATTTTGCGGTCGTGGGTGTCTTGGCCGTGTTCGTGTCCAAGATGGCGATTTTCGTGACGCAGGGGTATTTGGTAGTTATTGGGATGTTGGTTGCTTATTGGTTTACCATGCTGCCCGAATGGACGACTTGGGTTCTGTTGGTTGCTATGGCGCTGTATGATCTTGCTGCTGTTCTGTTGCCCATGGGGCCGCTGAGGCTCCTGGTGGAGCTCGCGATATCGAGGGATGAGGATATCCCTGCTCTGGTTTACGAGGCGAGGCCGGTGACTCATGGCGATTCAGGTCATGAGGGTGGTGTAGTTCAGAGAAGAGTGTGGAGAGAGAGGCGTAATTCTGCTCACGATCCGACTGAGGTTCCTAATGTAAATTCGATGGTTAATCCTGCATTGCATGGAAATTCAAACAATGACCCAACCTCCTATGCCAATACCACGTCCGTTGCAAATGGAAACACTAGCCCTGGTAGTTTATCTGTTAATAGTGTCCATAATGTCACAAATTCAGTTGCAGCCCAAGAGAGGCTGTCACAAGACTCTGAAGAAAAAAGCCAGCTTTCTGCCCCACTGATTGATCATAGAATAAACGTTGGTTCTCAGGGGCATGGAGACACCATACCGAGTGAGAATTTGGTGCTAGAGGGTATGGGCCTTGGTTCTTCTGGTGCTATAAAGCTCGGTCTAGGTGACTTCATCTTCTACAGTGTTTTAGTGGGTAGAGCAGCAATGTATGATTTCATGACAGTGTATGCCTGTTATCTTGCCATTATAGCTGGACTAGGTATTACATTGATGCTGCTGGCATTTTATCAGAAGGCACTCCCGGCTCTTCCAGTGTCAGTATTGCTAGGGGTTGTGTTCTATATATTGACCAGGCTCTTACTTGAAATATTTGTTGTACAATTAGCCTCAAACCTCTTGATGTTCTAG
- the LOC104420546 gene encoding LOW QUALITY PROTEIN: uncharacterized protein LOC104420546 (The sequence of the model RefSeq protein was modified relative to this genomic sequence to represent the inferred CDS: deleted 1 base in 1 codon), whose product MDFWVFVAAAGAGCLTKYLKNTPNGRELPADLCSSCKDPESQKYLVRRLARGKKLARDASNSMERLEFVGRESLDASSAAEEASGSRVYDPKSDGNSEECILSISTLPTEMSSSETYTRNENESDAGCSDCSGSNDMLAGPSEGDIVTYCGFARSKSLNRYKYTRGRLVKPLSSLESCLMAQLYNHHAEMEDYWHGSPQSPTSPIVRPLLVTDGSRIISRLGDGFSGVQSATEVDKLQKKPSQKRTEAWLAYPRYRNSPLCISGSKCKVHQGKTRGREALSECLLGKSFLPEHGSLHGSILFCLGISIGVMSSIIANQKEIEKLKDLLKQTENLVQDLQEELEMKDSLTVKELASENYESQDTHIDSLRDTAPTPFSLEHSVIDRRVCTKESYSPKVEETPDSMSKIEAELEAELERLGLNMNIAGLERRLSSAELEDLGEHFAQGELRTGIDCAQAFAKEDANESSSTSTTHSANYAVSPTELTLRLHEVIQSRLENRIQELELALENSQRKVRLMESAHKSYRSPKTNNHQLASSLHGTPVHGDSNAVARPQPLIMSLAGEALSAYDEACEELMKFDSSEEDSPSGLYEINHQDISKIIKQDEVRDQNAEENGFIQKLTPNGQDESVETLSREEKLTNGHLSRYQEIDSFGMAGDESSDADDEKEKMLIRQIVERTKKGRPVVLKAQTLLFSDDNDD is encoded by the exons ATGGATTTCTGGGTATTTGTAGCGGCGGCTGGTGCCGGTTGCTTGACTAAGTATTTGAAGAACACTCCGAATGGTAGGGAATTGCCGGCAGACCTTTGTTCGAGCTGCAAGGACCCCGAATCTCAGAAGTATCTCGTTCGCAGATTAGCACGGGGAAAGAAATTAGCCAGAGATGCTTCTAATTCTATGGAAAGGTTAGAATTTGTGGGCAGAGAAAGTTTAGATGCTTCTTCTGCTGCAGAAGAGGCTTCTGGATCGAGGGTATATGATCCAAAAAGTGACGGAAATTCAGAGGAGTGCATACTCTCTATATCAACTTTGCCTACTGAGATGTCAAGTAGTGAGACTTATACAAGGAATGAGAATGAGAGTGATGCTGGTTGTAGTGACTGTAGTGGCTCAAATGATATGTTGGCTGGACCATCTGAAGGAGATATTGTTACTTATTGTGGCTTTGCTAGGAGTAAGAGCCTTAATAGATATAAATATACGCGCGGGCGACTAGTTAAGCCATTGAGTTCCTTGGAAAGTTGCCTCATGGCTCAGTTATACAACCATCACGCTGAAATGGAAGATTATTGGCATGGTTCCCCTCAGTCACCAACCTCTCCCATCGTAAGGCCATTGCTGGTCACTGATGGGAGCCGCATCATCAGCCGACTCGGTGATGGGTTTTCCGGAGTGCAGTCTGCAACGGAGGTAGATAAATTACAGAAGAAA CCAAGTCAGAAAAGAACAGAAGCGTGGTTGGCGTACCCCCGTTACCGAAACTCACCGCTTTGCATTTCAGGAAGCAAATGCAAAGTACATCAGGGAAAGACAAGAGGTCGGGAAGCTCTATCAGAATGTTTACTGGGCAAAAGCTTTCTTCCTGAACATG GGTCATTGCATGGGTCCATTCTCTTCTGCCTTGGAATTTCTATTGGCGTCATGTCTTCCATTATAGCcaatcaaaaggaaattgagaaattgaaggaTTTGTTGAAGCAAACAGAGAACTTGGTTCAGGACCTACAGGAGGAACTTGAGATGAAAGATTCACTTACTGTGAAGGAACTAGCCAGTGAGAATTATGAATCTCAGGATACGCATATTGACTCCTTACGAGACACTGCTCCAACACCATTCTCCCTTGAACACTCTGTGATTGATCGAAGAGTTTGTACTAAAGAATCATATAGTCCTAAGGTAGAAGAGACTCCAGATAGTATGAGCAAAATTGAAGCTGAACTTGAAGCTGAACTTGAGAGGCTGGGGCTGAACATGAACATAGCTGGATTGGAAAGGAGATTGTCCAGTGCCGAG CTTGAGGACTTGGGGGAGCATTTTGCCCAAGGCGAGTTGAGAACCGGTATAGATTGTGCACAAGCTTTTGCAAAAGAGGATGCGAATGAATCAAGCAGCACCTCTACAACTCACTCTGCAAACTATGCAGTTTCGCCAACAGAGCTGACCCTTCGCTTGCATGAAGTCATCCAGTCAAGACTTGAAAACCGCATTCAGGAGCTTGAGTTAGCCCTAGAGAACAGCCAGAGGAAGGTACGGCTCATGGAATCGGCACACAAAAGTTACAGAAGCCCAAAGACGAACAACCACCAACTAGCTTCCTCTCTCCATGGTACTCCTGTACATGGAGACAGCAATGCTGTGGCGCGGCCCCAGCCTCTTATCATGAGCTTAGCGGGTGAAGCTCTCAGTGCTTATGACGAGGCTTGTGAAGAATTAATGAAGTTCGACTCCTCTGAAGAGGATTCGCCGTCGGGCCTCTATGAGATCAATCATCAAGACATCTCTAAGATTATAAAGCAGGATGAGGTCCGGGATCAGAACGCTGAGGAGAATGGGTTCATTCAAAAGCTTACGCCAAATGGACAGGACGAATCTGTGGAAACTTTATCTCGTGAAGAGAAGCTAACGAACGGGCATCTTTCAAGGTACCAGGAAATCGACAGTTTTGGGATGGCGGGCGACGAAAGCAGCGACGCCGACGACGAGAAAGAGAAGATGTTAATAAGACAGATAGTGGAAAGGACGAAGAAAGGCCGCCCCGTCGTTTTAAAGGCGCAAACACTGTTGTTTTCGGATGACAATGATGACTAA
- the LOC104420557 gene encoding glycine-rich RNA-binding protein 2 yields the protein MAFLGKVGNILRQSASKQVNTEFSATKSFIYQTIRCMSSSKIFVGGLSYGTDQQGLTEAFAKYGEVIEARVIMDRETGRSRGFGFITFTSSEEASSAIQALDGQDLHGRRIRVNYAADRQPPRYSSGYGGGNEGGGYGGGGYGGGGYGGGGYSGGGGGGYGGSGGGGYGGGSYGGGSYGSGGGGGAYGSGGAYGSGGDSSVAGGGGGSSDNYFGAGGQSSFPGAGYGTGAGGFGGGDQVDSSQGDGTENTAGDFGDNVPLEGNSRDEDEEPDNDYAKRA from the exons ATGGCCTTCTTGGGTAAAGTCGGCAATATCCTTAGGCAGTCTGCAAGCAAGCAAGTAAACACAGAGTTTTCTGCAACAAAATCATTTATATACCAGACCATAAGATGCATGTCATCTTCTAAGATTTTCGTTGGAG GACTGTCATATGGAACTGATCAGCAAGGTTTGACGGAAGCATTTGCGAAGTATGGGGAAGTCATTGAAG CAAGAGTGATCATGGATCGTGAAACTGGTAGGTCAAGAGGATTTGGCTTTATCACTTTTACCTCATCTGAAGAGGCCTCTAGTGCCATCCAGGCCTTGGATGGGCAG GATCTCCACGGTCGAAGAATAAGGGTGAATTATGCTGCTGATAGGCAGCCACCAAGGTATAGCTCTGGCTATGGTGGAGGAAATGAGGGTGGCGGCTATGGTGGCGGCGGCTACGGTGGCGGCGGCTATGGCGGTGGTGGCTacagtggcggcggcggcggtggctacGGTGGCAGCGGTGGCGGTGGTTATGGAGGAGGCAGTTATGGTGGTGGTAGCTATGGGAGTGGAGGTGGCGGTGGAGCATATGGGAGTGGCGGAGCGTATGGTAGTGGTGGTGATTCTTCGGTTgcaggtggcggcggcggcagcagtgACAACTATTTTGGCGCAGGCGGGCAAAGCAGCTTTCCTGGTGCTGGATATGGGACTGGTGCAGGAGGATTTGGCGGCGGCGATCAAGTCGACAGTAGCCAAGGCGATGGAACGGAGAATACAGCCGGAGACTTTGGTGATAATGTTCCTTTGGAAGGTAATTCCCGGGACGAAGACGAGGAACCCGACAATGACTACGCCAAAAGAGCCTGA